The following are encoded in a window of Flavobacterium sp. WC2421 genomic DNA:
- a CDS encoding efflux transporter outer membrane subunit: MKNNIYRIALLGVTAALMQSCFVAKDYKRPELKTENLYRNEVVSTDTASLANVSWDKIFTDPLLQGYIKKGLENNLNIRIALQNLAAAQATMKQGQAGYFPTLSAGTDWTHNKISKNSQNGSFLTDLNTDQYQLTGNLSWEADIWGKIRSNKRATNAVYLQTTAANQAIKTQLIADIASTYYQLLSVDAQIKVAEETLINRNKSIETILALKKSGNVTEVGVKQTEAQKYATEIIIADLKNSIIILENTMSALLGEASGKIERSTFESQKMQPSITTGVPANLLRNRPDVIAAEYNLISNFELTNVAKSGFYPTLKITAIGGLQSIDLKEWFSANSIFANIVTGLTQPIFNQRQVRTKFEIAKANQEKAYLQFEQSLLTAGKEVSDALAQYNNETYKITVREKQADALTKAATFSDELLTYGLANYLEVLTSKNDALNAKLSLVDNKFQQYKAVIQLYKALGGGWQ; this comes from the coding sequence ATGAAAAATAATATATATAGAATCGCACTCTTAGGAGTGACGGCAGCACTAATGCAATCGTGTTTTGTTGCTAAAGATTACAAACGTCCAGAATTGAAAACAGAAAACTTGTATAGAAATGAAGTGGTGTCTACGGACACTGCTTCACTAGCGAATGTTTCTTGGGATAAAATTTTTACTGATCCTCTTTTGCAGGGTTATATTAAAAAAGGGTTAGAAAACAATTTAAACATTCGGATTGCCTTGCAAAATCTTGCTGCCGCACAAGCTACAATGAAGCAAGGACAAGCAGGTTACTTCCCTACTCTATCTGCTGGGACAGATTGGACACACAACAAAATTTCTAAAAACAGTCAGAATGGATCTTTCTTAACAGATTTAAATACCGATCAATACCAATTGACTGGAAATCTATCCTGGGAAGCTGATATTTGGGGAAAAATAAGAAGTAATAAAAGAGCAACTAATGCTGTCTACTTACAAACAACGGCAGCCAATCAAGCCATAAAAACGCAATTAATTGCTGATATAGCTTCTACTTATTACCAACTGCTTTCAGTTGATGCACAGATAAAAGTGGCTGAAGAAACTTTAATCAATAGAAACAAAAGTATCGAAACCATTTTAGCATTGAAAAAATCGGGGAATGTAACAGAAGTGGGGGTAAAACAAACAGAAGCTCAAAAATATGCGACCGAAATTATTATTGCTGATTTAAAAAATAGCATCATTATTTTAGAAAATACAATGAGCGCACTTTTAGGAGAAGCTTCGGGTAAAATTGAACGATCTACTTTTGAATCTCAAAAAATGCAACCTAGCATTACTACTGGTGTTCCTGCTAATTTATTGAGAAATAGACCTGATGTTATTGCTGCTGAGTACAACTTGATTAGTAATTTTGAGTTGACCAATGTGGCCAAAAGCGGTTTTTATCCTACCTTAAAAATTACTGCTATAGGCGGACTTCAAAGTATCGATTTAAAAGAATGGTTCAGTGCCAATTCTATCTTTGCCAATATTGTAACGGGATTAACCCAACCTATTTTCAATCAAAGACAAGTTAGAACTAAGTTTGAAATAGCTAAAGCCAATCAGGAAAAAGCCTATTTGCAATTTGAACAATCCCTACTTACGGCTGGTAAAGAAGTTTCGGATGCACTGGCACAGTACAACAATGAAACTTATAAAATTACGGTTCGTGAGAAACAAGCGGATGCATTAACAAAAGCGGCCACTTTCTCTGATGAATTATTGACCTATGGTTTAGCCAATTATTTAGAAGTATTAACCTCTAAAAATGATGCTTTAAATGCTAAATTAAGTTTAGTAGATAATAAGTTCCAACAATATAAAGCTGTAATTCAATTGTACAAAGCCCTTGGAGGCGGATGGCAATAA
- a CDS encoding efflux RND transporter periplasmic adaptor subunit codes for MKKKYFISAVLLSISLLSCKKETTQTAPSVMPYKVVEIGKSDTSLLAEYPASLEGITDIDIRAKVDGYIEKIYVQEGQEVKKGQLLFKLETQTATQEAGAAKAKVAAAQVEVSRLKPLVDRNIISDVQLETAKANLASEKSTYQSIIARINYATIKSPVNGIVGTLPLRLGSYVSSQTAEPLTRISDISTIYAYFSVNEKQQLDIMMNAEGKTFQEKINKMEKVNLILSNGMPYEQKGKIETFSGQANMQTGSFNVRASFPNGNKLLRSGGSGIVQIPTNLKDIIIIPQNASLELQDKRIALIVDKDNKVKAVPIEVRAIPGGKFFVVDSGLNVNDKVLVEGVGIVTEGTLIKPEVVDFNTIINPTKK; via the coding sequence ATGAAAAAAAAATATTTTATAAGTGCCGTTTTGTTATCCATAAGTTTGCTCTCCTGTAAAAAAGAAACCACTCAAACAGCTCCATCAGTTATGCCTTATAAGGTAGTTGAAATTGGTAAATCTGACACTTCTTTATTAGCAGAATACCCCGCAAGTCTAGAAGGGATTACAGATATAGATATTCGTGCAAAAGTAGATGGATATATTGAAAAAATATATGTACAAGAAGGACAAGAAGTTAAAAAAGGGCAATTACTTTTTAAACTAGAAACACAAACTGCTACCCAAGAAGCTGGGGCTGCAAAGGCTAAAGTTGCTGCTGCACAAGTTGAAGTAAGCCGTTTAAAACCATTAGTTGATCGTAATATAATTAGTGATGTACAACTAGAAACTGCCAAAGCAAATTTGGCAAGTGAAAAAAGTACCTACCAAAGTATAATTGCCAGAATTAATTATGCAACTATAAAAAGCCCAGTTAATGGAATAGTGGGCACTTTACCTTTACGTTTAGGAAGTTATGTAAGTAGCCAAACAGCAGAGCCATTAACTCGTATTTCAGATATTAGTACTATTTATGCTTATTTTTCAGTAAATGAAAAACAACAATTAGACATCATGATGAATGCTGAAGGTAAAACATTTCAAGAAAAAATCAACAAAATGGAAAAGGTAAATTTGATTTTGAGTAATGGTATGCCATATGAGCAAAAGGGTAAAATTGAAACTTTTAGTGGACAAGCCAATATGCAAACAGGTTCCTTTAATGTAAGAGCCAGTTTTCCAAATGGAAACAAATTATTGCGGTCAGGTGGCAGTGGAATTGTCCAAATCCCAACAAATTTAAAGGATATTATTATAATCCCACAAAATGCTTCATTAGAATTACAAGACAAACGCATTGCTCTTATTGTAGATAAAGATAACAAAGTGAAAGCAGTGCCTATTGAAGTTCGTGCCATTCCTGGAGGTAAATTTTTTGTAGTAGACAGTGGATTAAATGTAAATGATAAAGTCCTTGTTGAGGGAGTTGGAATAGTTACTGAAGGAACACTTATCAAACCTGAGGTAGTAGATTTTAATACTATAATCAATCCAACAAAAAAATAA
- a CDS encoding efflux RND transporter permease subunit codes for MFSKFIDRPVLSTVISIIIVILGVLGLISLPVSQYPEIAPPTVTVAANYQGASAEVVMNSVVIPLEEQINGVEDMTYMTSTSNNDGSASISIYFKLGTNPDLAAVNVQNRVSRATSLLPQEVTRAGVTTSKRQSDNILIFSLYSENPDYDDTFLQNYANINILPKIKRVAGVGEAMIFGQKDYSMRIWLKPDVMGAYGLVPSDITALLAEQNIEAAPGQLGENSDQSFQYTLKYKGRLQNIKEFEEIIVRSTENGEILKLGDVARIELGAVNYASDAYTNGNKSIAIAIAQTAGSNAQEVIEGSLKVLNQAELNFPKGVKYATLINANDFLDESITKVIHTLIEAFLLVFIVVFIFLQDWRSTLIPAISVPVAILGTFFFLNLFGFTINLLTLFALVLAVGIVVDDAIVVVEAVHAKMEAGEHNPKKAAHSAMQDISSAIISITLVMSAVFIPVSFISGSAGVFYKQFGLTLAVSIVLSAINALTLSPALCAIFLKEHDKSAKKKGFMERFYTAFNAGFETTTAKYKRSVEFFIKRKWLAFLGIAVFAGILILLLNITPKAFVPGEDTGAILSDVSLPPGTSLQRTEEVLLQIENKVKDIPEIKEVLRISGRSLISGTGSNYGMVIVKLKPWAERKDANQEITAVVAELFKRTAAVKDAKVLYFARPTLVGFGFTNGFEFQLQDQKGGSIQELSEVNNKFLAALNSRPEIKYAATSFSPNYPQYRIDLNVPLIKKSGLTVTDVLGTMQGYYGGVYASNFNKFGKQYRVVYQSDPEFRNNPESLNKVLVRNSSGRMAPISQFVTLVKVFGPQAIDRFNLFTSVKVTGAPNDGFSTGDAIKAVEEVASQNLPVGYGYEFSGMTREEISAGGQTLYIFMLCLIFVYFLLAAQYESYMLPFAVLISLPIGLAGAYLFAYLFNVSNNIYLQITLIMLIGLLAKNAILIVEFSVDSRRKGMTIAQAAIHGAVARLRPILMTSFAFIFGLMPLMLAKGAGAVGNNAIGTGAIGGMLIGTIFGVFVIPVLFIVFQTLQEKISTKPLPIENQGTDVALLDEKNEK; via the coding sequence ATGTTTTCAAAATTCATTGACAGACCGGTATTGTCAACAGTGATATCTATTATCATCGTAATTTTGGGGGTTTTAGGGTTAATCTCGCTTCCAGTTTCACAATATCCAGAAATAGCACCACCTACTGTAACTGTAGCGGCAAATTATCAAGGAGCAAGTGCCGAAGTTGTAATGAACTCGGTAGTAATTCCTTTAGAAGAACAAATTAATGGTGTTGAAGACATGACTTACATGACTTCAACATCAAATAATGATGGTTCAGCATCTATTAGTATCTATTTTAAATTAGGTACTAATCCTGATTTGGCAGCGGTGAATGTGCAAAATCGCGTATCACGTGCAACGTCACTACTACCCCAAGAAGTTACTCGAGCGGGTGTTACAACATCAAAAAGACAAAGTGATAATATTTTGATTTTCTCGCTTTATAGTGAAAATCCTGATTATGATGATACATTTCTTCAAAATTACGCCAACATTAATATTTTACCTAAAATTAAACGTGTAGCGGGAGTTGGAGAAGCTATGATTTTTGGTCAAAAAGACTATTCTATGCGTATTTGGTTAAAACCTGACGTTATGGGGGCTTACGGTCTAGTACCATCGGATATTACGGCGCTATTAGCGGAACAAAATATTGAAGCCGCTCCAGGACAATTGGGTGAAAATAGCGACCAATCTTTTCAATATACCTTAAAATACAAAGGACGTTTACAAAATATAAAAGAATTTGAAGAAATTATTGTTCGTTCAACTGAAAATGGAGAAATCCTTAAATTAGGTGATGTAGCAAGAATTGAATTGGGTGCTGTTAATTATGCGAGTGATGCCTATACAAACGGCAATAAATCAATAGCTATTGCCATTGCACAAACCGCAGGGTCTAATGCTCAAGAAGTAATTGAAGGGTCATTAAAAGTACTGAATCAAGCCGAACTGAATTTTCCAAAAGGAGTAAAATATGCTACATTAATTAATGCCAATGATTTCCTAGATGAGTCAATCACAAAAGTGATTCATACACTAATTGAGGCATTTTTACTAGTATTTATTGTCGTTTTTATCTTTTTACAAGATTGGAGATCGACTCTTATTCCTGCGATTTCCGTACCAGTAGCTATTTTAGGAACGTTCTTTTTCCTTAATTTATTTGGCTTTACCATTAACTTATTAACGTTATTTGCCTTAGTACTTGCGGTCGGAATTGTAGTGGATGATGCTATTGTAGTGGTGGAAGCCGTGCATGCCAAAATGGAAGCGGGTGAGCACAATCCTAAAAAAGCAGCTCACAGCGCCATGCAAGATATTAGTAGTGCAATTATATCCATTACACTGGTAATGTCGGCTGTATTTATTCCTGTTTCTTTTATTAGTGGTTCTGCTGGAGTTTTCTACAAACAGTTTGGATTAACGCTAGCGGTTTCAATTGTATTGTCAGCTATTAACGCACTAACACTTTCTCCTGCATTATGTGCTATTTTCTTAAAAGAACACGATAAAAGTGCAAAGAAAAAAGGTTTCATGGAACGTTTTTATACCGCATTTAACGCCGGATTTGAAACGACGACAGCTAAATACAAAAGATCTGTAGAGTTTTTTATAAAACGCAAATGGTTGGCTTTTTTAGGAATTGCTGTTTTTGCCGGAATTTTAATCTTATTATTAAATATCACACCAAAGGCTTTTGTCCCTGGTGAGGATACAGGAGCTATTCTTTCTGATGTTTCTCTTCCACCGGGTACTTCTTTACAAAGAACAGAAGAAGTGTTATTACAAATTGAAAATAAAGTAAAAGATATTCCTGAAATAAAAGAGGTACTTAGAATCTCTGGTCGAAGTTTAATCAGTGGTACGGGTAGCAACTACGGAATGGTAATTGTAAAATTGAAACCATGGGCGGAACGTAAAGATGCTAATCAAGAAATAACTGCAGTTGTTGCGGAATTATTTAAGCGAACAGCTGCCGTAAAAGATGCGAAAGTACTCTATTTTGCTCGTCCGACACTTGTTGGTTTTGGTTTTACCAATGGATTTGAATTTCAACTACAAGATCAAAAAGGAGGATCTATACAAGAGTTAAGCGAAGTAAACAATAAATTTTTGGCAGCATTAAACAGTCGACCAGAAATTAAATATGCAGCTACCTCATTTTCTCCAAATTACCCGCAATACCGAATTGATTTAAATGTTCCGCTTATAAAAAAATCGGGACTTACAGTCACTGATGTTTTAGGAACAATGCAAGGGTATTATGGTGGTGTATATGCTTCTAATTTCAACAAGTTTGGAAAACAATACCGAGTAGTATACCAATCAGATCCCGAATTCAGAAACAATCCTGAATCGCTAAACAAAGTTTTAGTTAGAAATAGTAGTGGACGAATGGCTCCTATTTCACAATTTGTGACTTTAGTAAAAGTGTTTGGACCTCAAGCTATAGACCGTTTCAATTTATTTACTTCTGTTAAAGTAACTGGAGCGCCAAATGATGGTTTCAGTACTGGTGATGCTATTAAAGCAGTTGAAGAAGTAGCTAGTCAAAACCTACCTGTTGGATATGGTTATGAATTTTCAGGAATGACGCGTGAAGAAATTAGTGCAGGTGGACAAACCTTGTATATTTTCATGCTGTGTCTAATCTTTGTTTACTTCTTACTTGCCGCTCAATATGAGAGTTATATGTTGCCATTTGCAGTATTAATATCACTACCGATTGGTTTAGCAGGTGCTTACTTATTTGCTTATTTATTCAATGTAAGTAATAACATCTACTTGCAAATTACGCTCATTATGCTTATTGGATTGCTCGCTAAGAACGCCATTTTGATAGTAGAGTTTTCGGTTGATTCAAGAAGAAAAGGAATGACTATTGCTCAAGCAGCAATTCATGGCGCTGTTGCTCGTTTACGACCTATTTTAATGACATCATTTGCATTTATCTTTGGACTAATGCCACTTATGTTAGCTAAAGGAGCTGGAGCCGTAGGAAATAATGCTATTGGAACTGGAGCAATTGGAGGAATGTTAATAGGAACTATTTTTGGAGTATTTGTGATACCAGTATTGTTTATCGTTTTCCAAACATTACAGGAAAAAATTTCTACAAAACCGCTTCCTATAGAGAATCAGGGAACAGATGTTGCACTTTTAGATGAAAAAAATGAAAAATAA
- the lpxD gene encoding UDP-3-O-(3-hydroxymyristoyl)glucosamine N-acyltransferase: MKFTAEQIAGILEGEVIGNLNAQVSELSKIEEGKEGSLTFLANPKYNNYIYTTEATITIVNKSFIPESELKTTLIKVDDAYLSFSKLLEFYAEAKGNKIGVEQPSVLPENTKYGENLYLGSFSYIGANVTLGTNVKIYPNCFIGDNVVIKDNVTIFAGAKIYSETEIGNNCTIHSGVIIGADGFGFAPNTDGTFKKIPQIGNVIIEDDVDIGSCTTIDRATMGSTIIRKGVKLDNQIQVAHNVEIGENTVIAAQTGIAGSTKIGKNGMIGGQVGIVGHLTIGDNVRIQAQAGVGRNIKDNEVLQGSPAFGYNDFSKSYVHFRNLPKIVAEIEELKKQILNQKNGNNG; the protein is encoded by the coding sequence ATGAAATTTACAGCAGAACAAATAGCGGGAATTTTGGAAGGTGAAGTTATTGGCAATCTCAATGCTCAAGTATCTGAGTTATCTAAGATAGAAGAAGGTAAAGAAGGTTCTTTAACTTTTTTGGCAAATCCAAAATATAATAATTATATTTATACCACAGAGGCAACCATTACCATAGTAAACAAATCCTTTATTCCAGAATCGGAATTAAAAACTACCTTAATAAAAGTAGACGATGCCTACTTATCTTTTTCAAAATTATTAGAATTTTATGCTGAAGCAAAAGGCAATAAAATAGGAGTGGAGCAACCTTCAGTACTGCCAGAAAACACTAAATATGGTGAAAACTTATATTTGGGAAGTTTTAGTTATATAGGAGCTAATGTTACTCTAGGGACTAATGTGAAAATTTATCCTAATTGTTTTATCGGAGATAATGTTGTCATTAAAGATAATGTCACTATTTTTGCTGGTGCAAAAATATATTCGGAAACTGAAATTGGTAATAATTGCACCATTCATTCAGGAGTAATTATTGGAGCAGATGGATTTGGATTTGCTCCAAATACAGATGGAACTTTTAAGAAGATACCTCAAATAGGCAACGTAATTATTGAGGATGATGTTGATATAGGTTCTTGTACAACAATTGATAGAGCGACAATGGGTTCTACAATTATAAGAAAAGGAGTTAAACTAGACAATCAAATTCAAGTTGCCCATAATGTAGAAATAGGAGAGAATACCGTAATTGCCGCTCAAACGGGAATTGCAGGTTCTACCAAAATCGGAAAAAACGGAATGATTGGTGGGCAAGTAGGGATTGTAGGGCATTTAACCATTGGTGATAATGTTCGCATTCAAGCTCAAGCAGGTGTAGGAAGAAATATAAAAGACAATGAGGTTTTGCAGGGAAGTCCAGCATTTGGATACAATGATTTTAGTAAATCATATGTACATTTCAGAAATTTACCGAAAATTGTTGCAGAAATAGAAGAGTTAAAAAAACAAATATTAAACCAAAAAAATGGAAACAATGGTTAA
- a CDS encoding HD domain-containing protein, with protein MSQINKLKIFNDPIYGFISIPNALIYDLIQHPYFQRLRRISQMGLSYLVYPGANHTRFHHALGCMHLMQKAVDVLRFKGVSISQEEENALYIAILLHDIGHGPFSHAMERSIVEDVHHEEISLLFMHQLNSEFKGQLSLAIQVFEGDYHRKFMLQLISSQLDMDRMDYLKRDSFYSGVAEGNVNSERLIQMMNVVDDVLVIEEKGIYSVEKFLMSRRLMYWQAYLHKTSLVAELILTKILKRAKELTLKGTILPCSKPLQFFLQNKITLDAFDTEILNLFSQLDDFDIISALKAWQHEDDFILSSLSKMIINRDLLKIKLTSEKVPTEDLHPLKERFALENNISLLETNYFIFKGKIKNQAYSKEAEPIRILKKDRTVEDVIESSDQLNLKSLSKSVTKYYICFPKQLM; from the coding sequence GTGAGTCAAATCAATAAACTAAAGATATTCAATGATCCCATTTATGGTTTCATTAGCATACCCAACGCATTAATTTACGATTTAATACAGCACCCTTATTTTCAAAGACTTCGACGCATCTCTCAAATGGGATTATCCTATTTAGTCTATCCAGGAGCCAATCATACCCGTTTTCATCATGCTTTAGGTTGTATGCATTTGATGCAAAAAGCAGTTGATGTATTGCGTTTTAAAGGAGTTTCTATATCTCAAGAAGAAGAAAATGCATTATATATTGCAATCTTATTACATGATATTGGGCATGGTCCTTTTTCACATGCTATGGAAAGAAGCATTGTTGAAGATGTGCATCATGAAGAAATTTCATTGTTATTTATGCACCAATTAAATAGTGAGTTTAAAGGTCAGTTGAGTTTAGCTATTCAAGTTTTTGAAGGGGATTATCATAGAAAATTCATGTTGCAGCTTATTTCAAGCCAATTAGACATGGATCGAATGGATTATTTAAAACGTGATAGCTTTTATTCTGGTGTTGCCGAAGGAAATGTGAATTCGGAGCGATTGATCCAAATGATGAATGTAGTGGATGATGTTTTGGTAATCGAAGAAAAAGGAATTTACTCGGTGGAAAAATTCTTAATGTCCCGACGTTTAATGTATTGGCAAGCCTATTTGCATAAAACCAGTTTGGTAGCTGAGTTAATTTTAACTAAAATTTTAAAGAGAGCCAAAGAATTAACTTTAAAAGGAACTATATTGCCTTGTAGTAAACCCTTGCAGTTTTTTCTTCAAAATAAAATTACATTAGATGCATTTGATACTGAAATTTTGAATTTATTTTCACAGCTCGATGATTTTGATATAATAAGTGCACTAAAGGCATGGCAACATGAGGATGATTTTATTTTGTCTTCTTTGAGTAAAATGATTATCAATAGGGATTTATTGAAAATAAAATTAACAAGTGAAAAAGTGCCTACTGAAGATTTACACCCTTTAAAAGAGCGCTTTGCATTGGAAAACAACATTAGTTTGTTAGAAACTAATTATTTTATTTTTAAAGGTAAAATAAAAAATCAAGCATATAGCAAAGAAGCAGAACCCATACGAATTTTGAAAAAAGATCGAACAGTTGAAGATGTAATTGAATCATCTGACCAGTTGAATTTAAAATCATTATCGAAATCAGTTACTAAATATTACATCTGTTTCCCAAAACAACTGATGTAA
- a CDS encoding GbsR/MarR family transcriptional regulator — protein sequence MDIQKEKNELKEMFGVHFEKLYNIPPLASRILGTLIIDGCKSGLTFETLVETMCASKSSISTNLNLLLKMEKITYFTITGDRKKYFKAANLSKRLENYLRLIDSEMTIVNRMIIYREHTASCPAERCNLENTKAYKIHLNEVEISLKKTIEEFKTKETKNIINQ from the coding sequence ATGGATATTCAGAAAGAAAAAAATGAACTAAAAGAAATGTTTGGTGTTCATTTTGAAAAACTTTATAACATTCCACCTTTGGCATCACGCATTCTTGGTACACTCATAATTGATGGCTGTAAATCTGGACTTACATTTGAGACTCTTGTTGAAACAATGTGCGCTAGTAAAAGTTCGATTTCAACTAATTTAAATTTACTCTTAAAAATGGAAAAGATCACCTATTTCACCATAACGGGAGATCGTAAAAAGTACTTTAAGGCTGCTAATTTAAGTAAGCGCTTAGAAAACTATCTGAGATTAATTGATTCTGAAATGACCATTGTAAACCGAATGATTATTTATAGAGAACATACCGCATCTTGTCCAGCTGAGAGATGCAATCTGGAAAATACAAAAGCCTATAAAATTCATTTAAATGAGGTTGAAATATCGCTTAAAAAAACAATTGAAGAATTTAAAACAAAAGAAACCAAAAATATAATCAATCAATAA